The following proteins come from a genomic window of Gimesia chilikensis:
- a CDS encoding bestrophin family protein: MTSYQTRKGFWHEAVALEGAVTLKVIPSVLIFGILSSVVCGAASFIKDHFQVSFELDISVFGFAGVALGILLVIRLNAGYDRWWEARTLWGGIVNQSRNLIISSITYGPENKTWRDNMVRWTAAFPHVARHTLRSEPLSDEVINLIGPDAASNLTASGHMPSTVAMQIGELLQTATKQGELDGFAFMQIDRERALLIDHLGACERIVLTPLPQIYSLKIRHFILLFLLLLPVAMIPQLNTIWWIPILTMLIAYPLLSLDQIGVELENPFSTANHSHLPLNDISATIERNLLSFLHLKQ; encoded by the coding sequence ATGACAAGTTATCAAACTCGCAAAGGGTTCTGGCATGAGGCGGTTGCTTTGGAAGGGGCGGTTACACTTAAAGTGATTCCCTCGGTACTGATTTTTGGTATTCTCTCAAGTGTTGTTTGTGGTGCTGCTTCATTTATAAAGGATCACTTTCAAGTTTCGTTTGAACTAGATATCAGTGTTTTTGGATTCGCTGGAGTAGCTTTGGGAATACTGCTGGTCATTCGATTGAATGCTGGTTACGACCGATGGTGGGAAGCTCGTACGCTCTGGGGAGGCATCGTCAACCAATCACGCAATCTAATCATTAGTTCGATTACATACGGGCCAGAGAACAAAACCTGGCGAGATAATATGGTCAGGTGGACGGCAGCCTTTCCGCATGTGGCTCGCCATACTCTGCGCAGTGAGCCCCTTTCAGATGAAGTCATTAATTTGATCGGCCCAGACGCTGCCAGTAATCTCACTGCGTCCGGTCATATGCCAAGCACCGTGGCGATGCAAATAGGTGAACTGCTTCAAACTGCTACAAAGCAAGGGGAATTAGACGGTTTCGCATTTATGCAAATTGATCGAGAACGTGCATTACTGATCGATCATCTGGGAGCTTGTGAAAGAATTGTACTGACGCCACTTCCTCAAATTTATTCACTCAAAATCAGGCATTTTATTCTTCTGTTCCTGCTGCTACTACCTGTGGCCATGATCCCTCAGTTAAATACAATCTGGTGGATCCCAATACTCACGATGCTCATCGCCTACCCCCTGTTATCGCTCGACCAGATTGGCGTTGAATTAGAGAATCCGTTTTCGACAGCAAATCATAGCCACCTGCCGCTTAATGATATTTCAGCAACAATCGAACGAAACCTGTTGAGTTTCCTGCATCTGAAACAGTGA
- a CDS encoding BON domain-containing protein, whose product MLSPNTNPIDRLNLSENSIQQISSCVQNRLGYLIDGFRIDDCTTGVTLWGRVSTYYSKQLVQEVVKEQCGIAIVIDNIEVELSDTGCVRCRESFI is encoded by the coding sequence ATGCTTTCTCCCAATACCAATCCGATTGATCGACTGAACTTGAGTGAAAATTCCATTCAGCAGATCAGTTCGTGTGTGCAAAACCGTTTAGGATATTTAATTGATGGCTTTCGGATCGATGACTGTACGACTGGCGTGACTCTCTGGGGGCGTGTCAGTACATATTACAGTAAACAACTGGTCCAGGAAGTTGTTAAGGAACAATGTGGTATCGCCATTGTTATCGATAACATTGAAGTTGAGCTGTCAGATACTGGCTGCGTTCGCTGCAGAGAGAGCTTTATATGA
- a CDS encoding CBS domain-containing protein produces the protein MSQQVHSLLPATPIPEGIHQLLTGQYSEMPIVNKSGEYCGMFSEKCCVKILSYLADLIDVKQHTSFRAADVMIPRHKLFMLNPEHDVISAISALLEKKYTGAPVVDSQGRCLGVFSERTCLGYVIEAIYSRVPSAQVQEFTDSDSNRLIDLETGLQKILSIFDETFYGRLPVIQNDEIAGQVSRRDVLKHSTILSNIMQSRLNAPHIDVGIPEVRTADYSKAHDTFLNHPVSVFTEENSYTIGPEMSLLSVAQLFFDSPHRRFPVVEAGKLIGLVDRCDVLRSAIKLFK, from the coding sequence ATGTCGCAGCAGGTCCATTCCCTGTTACCAGCCACTCCCATTCCTGAGGGGATACATCAGTTACTGACCGGGCAGTATTCTGAGATGCCGATTGTGAACAAGTCGGGTGAGTACTGCGGAATGTTTTCTGAAAAATGTTGTGTGAAAATCCTCTCATACCTGGCAGATCTGATTGACGTCAAACAGCATACTTCTTTTCGGGCTGCGGATGTGATGATTCCCCGTCACAAACTGTTCATGCTGAATCCGGAACACGATGTCATATCAGCAATCTCAGCATTGCTCGAGAAAAAATATACAGGAGCACCTGTAGTTGATTCACAGGGACGCTGTCTGGGTGTATTCTCTGAGAGAACCTGCCTCGGGTACGTGATCGAAGCGATCTACAGTAGAGTACCGTCTGCGCAGGTGCAGGAATTTACTGACTCGGACAGTAATCGACTGATTGATCTGGAGACCGGTCTCCAGAAGATTTTAAGCATCTTTGATGAGACCTTCTACGGTCGTCTGCCTGTCATACAGAATGATGAAATCGCCGGCCAGGTTTCCAGACGAGACGTGCTCAAGCACTCCACAATTCTTTCCAACATCATGCAATCTCGGCTGAATGCACCTCATATCGATGTCGGAATACCTGAGGTAAGGACTGCGGATTATTCGAAAGCGCACGACACATTCCTGAATCATCCTGTCTCGGTATTCACCGAAGAGAATTCTTATACGATCGGCCCTGAAATGAGTCTGCTCTCGGTCGCGCAACTGTTTTTTGATTCCCCACATCGTCGCTTCCCGGTTGTCGAAGCAGGGAAGCTGATTGGACTGGTTGATCGATGTGATGTATTGCGTTCTGCAATCAAACTTTTCAAATAA
- the floA gene encoding flotillin-like protein FloA (flotillin-like protein involved in membrane lipid rafts) yields MNNFWFLVIVITIASVLFFAGMRYFSLWLQAYVTGTRIHLLSLIMMSLRKVDPKVIVQVKIMAVQAGLSDISTDALEAQYLAGGDVRRITLALIAAQRAQIELDWDTAAAIDLAGRDILEAVQVSVNPKVIYCPQEKAGVRSTLDGVSKDGIQLKVRALVSVRTNLNQLIGGAAESTVIARVGEGIVSAIGACESYQEALADPTLISRKVINKGLDSQTSFSIISIDIASIEVGRNIGAQLRITQANADVNVARAEAEGRRAMAVALEQEMLAQTQENQAMVVLAEAQIPIAMADTFRAGLLYSKPFQERDKTQDMDLKRNTQQGIRPASAPDLKHYSWNPKLGNRG; encoded by the coding sequence ATGAACAATTTCTGGTTTCTGGTGATCGTAATCACTATCGCAAGTGTTCTGTTTTTCGCTGGAATGCGATATTTCTCATTGTGGCTGCAAGCCTATGTCACGGGAACTCGTATTCATCTGTTGTCTCTGATCATGATGTCCCTGAGAAAAGTCGACCCAAAAGTCATTGTCCAGGTCAAAATTATGGCCGTTCAGGCGGGGCTCTCCGATATTTCGACCGACGCACTGGAAGCACAGTACCTGGCTGGGGGAGACGTCCGTCGCATTACACTTGCCTTGATTGCAGCCCAACGCGCTCAGATTGAGCTTGACTGGGATACCGCCGCTGCCATCGATCTGGCGGGGCGCGATATCCTGGAGGCGGTCCAGGTCAGCGTAAATCCCAAAGTGATTTACTGTCCCCAGGAGAAAGCTGGAGTTCGCAGTACGCTGGATGGTGTTTCCAAAGACGGCATTCAATTGAAGGTTCGAGCGCTGGTGTCTGTCCGCACCAATCTCAACCAGCTCATCGGTGGTGCCGCGGAATCGACTGTGATTGCAAGGGTTGGTGAAGGAATCGTTTCCGCAATCGGAGCGTGTGAGAGTTACCAGGAAGCACTGGCCGATCCAACATTGATTTCCCGCAAGGTAATCAATAAAGGCCTGGATTCGCAGACATCTTTCAGTATTATCTCCATTGATATCGCTTCCATAGAGGTAGGCAGGAATATTGGAGCCCAGCTGCGAATTACACAGGCAAATGCTGATGTTAATGTTGCTCGTGCAGAAGCGGAAGGACGGCGGGCAATGGCAGTGGCCCTGGAACAGGAAATGCTGGCCCAGACTCAAGAGAACCAGGCCATGGTTGTTCTGGCAGAAGCGCAAATTCCAATCGCCATGGCAGATACGTTCCGGGCAGGTCTCCTGTATTCAAAACCATTTCAGGAGCGAGACAAGACACAGGACATGGATCTAAAAAGAAATACCCAACAGGGCATCAGACCAGCATCTGCCCCAGATCTCAAGCATTATTCGTGGAACCCAAAACTGGGAAACAGAGGCTAG
- a CDS encoding putative sensor domain DACNV-containing protein: MIEYSFPGDLLDRIKTRWQQIPDEQFALPEDTILRRLLETCYHASFRTSEQRLVQCVVAYVSPGDVPQEALLLTDPVQMTDSELVRLSPITQHRQTVIGCYQVDEWLGIWGFFEHGQAWVQHSAGDPPAVPMQPGDYPPDCLMITIEGPGALTVSQGRTGLVRLRNGRVIFPQVNLLQTTGNPLGDFFFQLVNRFLTRDQYQEFAGNADETEGQFSLQNIYTTSILAILERIRLKRHGGSVVIAPVSFDQPLAHITYTVFEHAGLFGEIVDYKRLVNRLCDLNSNSESPAEHESSQAELALRRASQQLIRGISQISLLAAVDGAVLLDDLLRIQGFGVRFPVLLPPGSRIVDALSGRKYLCDQWGLRHQSVFSFCHKCEQAIGLIVSQDDEVKAVKAEQGQLYFWDGILN, from the coding sequence ATGATTGAATACTCCTTCCCCGGGGATTTGCTGGATCGCATTAAGACACGCTGGCAACAAATTCCCGATGAGCAATTCGCATTGCCTGAAGACACGATTCTCAGGCGGCTCCTGGAGACTTGTTATCATGCTTCGTTTCGTACCAGTGAGCAGAGACTTGTCCAATGTGTCGTGGCATATGTTTCGCCTGGCGACGTTCCTCAAGAAGCTTTACTTTTGACAGACCCTGTGCAAATGACGGATTCTGAACTTGTCCGCCTGTCACCGATAACACAACATCGTCAGACGGTCATTGGTTGTTATCAGGTGGATGAATGGCTTGGTATCTGGGGATTCTTCGAACATGGCCAGGCGTGGGTACAACACTCAGCAGGTGACCCGCCAGCGGTACCAATGCAACCAGGTGATTATCCACCTGACTGTTTGATGATCACAATAGAAGGGCCAGGTGCATTGACAGTATCCCAGGGACGAACAGGCCTGGTGCGTTTACGAAACGGCAGAGTGATTTTTCCGCAGGTGAATCTGCTCCAGACCACAGGAAATCCACTGGGTGATTTCTTTTTTCAATTAGTGAATCGTTTTTTGACTCGAGATCAGTATCAGGAATTCGCAGGAAACGCCGATGAGACTGAGGGACAATTCTCATTGCAGAATATTTATACGACTTCAATTCTGGCTATACTGGAACGAATTCGCTTAAAACGACACGGAGGGAGTGTGGTCATCGCACCAGTCTCATTCGACCAGCCACTCGCTCACATCACTTATACCGTCTTTGAACATGCCGGTTTGTTCGGGGAGATTGTTGACTATAAGAGACTTGTTAATCGGTTATGTGATCTTAATTCAAATTCAGAATCCCCTGCTGAGCATGAAAGCAGTCAAGCTGAACTGGCTCTCCGACGGGCGAGCCAGCAGTTAATTCGAGGCATCAGTCAGATCAGTCTGTTAGCGGCTGTCGATGGTGCGGTCCTGCTTGATGATCTCCTGCGCATTCAAGGATTTGGGGTACGGTTTCCTGTTTTACTACCACCAGGTTCGAGAATAGTAGATGCACTTTCCGGCCGAAAGTACTTGTGTGACCAATGGGGATTACGTCATCAGTCAGTATTTTCATTCTGTCATAAATGTGAACAGGCCATCGGATTAATTGTATCCCAGGACGACGAAGTCAAAGCCGTAAAAGCAGAGCAAGGTCAGCTTTATTTCTGGGATGGGATTCTCAATTGA
- a CDS encoding Na-translocating system protein MpsC family protein, with translation MNYSPLTMTAQVAHAVRDFQQQRTGHTPRSVTVVLSEGVMLVTLHEVLTPAEIILCQTDKGMARLRDFHRDSIRASLGPLGTEIERIAGVALQEVVADIEPATGDIVHIFTTGTLLQVFKLTGCLSAETWVGSERDPA, from the coding sequence ATGAACTATTCCCCACTCACCATGACAGCTCAAGTGGCTCATGCGGTACGCGACTTTCAACAACAGCGCACTGGCCATACTCCCAGATCCGTAACAGTAGTTCTCAGTGAAGGTGTGATGCTGGTGACACTCCATGAGGTACTGACCCCGGCAGAGATCATTCTTTGTCAGACTGACAAAGGTATGGCCCGCTTACGGGACTTTCATCGTGATTCGATCCGGGCCTCGCTCGGCCCTCTGGGAACAGAAATCGAACGAATTGCCGGAGTCGCCCTGCAAGAAGTGGTAGCGGACATTGAACCGGCAACGGGCGATATCGTCCATATTTTTACTACAGGAACTCTGTTGCAGGTGTTTAAGCTCACAGGTTGCTTATCCGCAGAAACATGGGTTGGAAGTGAAAGAGATCCGGCATGA